The proteins below are encoded in one region of Candidatus Hydrogenedentota bacterium:
- a CDS encoding ketoacyl-ACP synthase III has product MVRARIVGTGHCLPEKVLTNVDLEGLMDTTDEWIRQRTGILQRHIAAPNEAASDLAAKACARALENAGVASEEVEFIHCATATPDYFMPSAACLTQKKIGARRAGASDLNAACSGFVYALQAADALIRAGVHKTALVVGAEIMTARLDWTKRDTAVLFGDGAGAVVLKAEDGDRGVLSTYTAADGGAYDILMVPAGGSAQVITPENINELNRGILMNGRELYKRAVYAFGDAVEQALTRASVGVEDINLFVPHQANGRMLETVANHIGLSPDKIYLNVDRVANTSAASIPIALDQANAEGRLKQGDLVLLAAFGAGLTWGSALVRW; this is encoded by the coding sequence ATGGTGCGCGCGCGGATAGTTGGAACAGGACATTGTTTGCCCGAGAAGGTCTTGACGAACGTCGACCTTGAAGGGCTGATGGATACGACGGACGAGTGGATCCGTCAGCGGACAGGGATTTTACAGCGGCATATCGCGGCCCCGAATGAGGCGGCTTCGGATCTTGCCGCGAAGGCGTGCGCCCGAGCGTTGGAAAACGCGGGGGTCGCGTCGGAAGAAGTTGAATTCATTCATTGCGCGACGGCGACGCCGGACTATTTCATGCCGTCAGCGGCGTGCCTGACCCAGAAGAAGATTGGCGCGCGGCGGGCCGGAGCGAGCGATTTGAATGCGGCCTGCTCGGGGTTCGTCTATGCGTTGCAGGCGGCAGATGCGTTGATCCGGGCGGGCGTGCACAAGACGGCGCTGGTTGTCGGCGCGGAAATCATGACGGCCCGGCTGGATTGGACGAAGCGCGACACGGCGGTGCTGTTTGGCGATGGGGCCGGAGCGGTCGTGCTGAAGGCCGAAGACGGGGACCGGGGCGTGTTGTCGACGTATACGGCGGCGGACGGCGGCGCCTACGACATCTTGATGGTGCCGGCGGGCGGTTCGGCGCAGGTGATTACGCCGGAGAACATCAATGAGCTGAACCGGGGCATTCTGATGAATGGCCGGGAATTGTATAAGCGGGCGGTGTACGCGTTTGGCGATGCCGTGGAGCAGGCGCTGACGCGGGCGTCCGTGGGGGTCGAGGATATCAACCTGTTCGTGCCTCATCAGGCCAACGGGCGGATGTTGGAGACAGTTGCCAACCACATTGGGTTGTCGCCGGACAAGATCTATTTGAATGTTGACCGAGTGGCGAATACCAGCGCGGCGTCGATACCAATAGCACTGGACCAAGCGAATGCGGAAGGCCGCTTGAAGCAGGGAGACCTGGTGTTGCTGGCCGCGTTCGGGGCCGGGCTGACCTGGGGGTCAGCGTTGGTGAGGTGGTAG
- a CDS encoding sigma-70 family RNA polymerase sigma factor, producing MMERAPNVTPLAGRSALRVLGPEGLPLKERSDETLMLDHAAGSESAFGELLRRHQKGVLNYIFRMVQNRQIAEELTQEVFVALVRNADRYQPTAKFTTYLYTIASNIVSKEWLRRKRRPKFLSLSGWSWRKNPEDEFDPLEHVGDERSDVFSAFQRGEISEAVNAALRELPEHQREAFVLRRFQDLSYEEIAVITDSPVGTAKSRVVRAERALRPLLERFKDYV from the coding sequence ATGATGGAACGAGCACCGAACGTAACGCCCTTGGCGGGTCGCAGTGCGCTTCGAGTGCTTGGGCCGGAAGGATTGCCGCTCAAAGAGCGCAGCGACGAAACGCTGATGCTGGACCACGCGGCGGGCTCCGAGAGTGCGTTTGGGGAGCTGCTGCGGCGGCACCAGAAGGGCGTGCTCAACTACATCTTCCGGATGGTTCAGAACCGGCAGATTGCCGAAGAATTGACGCAAGAAGTCTTCGTGGCGCTGGTCCGGAATGCGGACCGGTATCAGCCCACGGCAAAATTCACCACGTACCTGTACACCATTGCCTCGAACATCGTCTCCAAGGAATGGCTGCGCCGCAAGCGCCGTCCCAAGTTCTTGAGCTTGTCGGGATGGAGCTGGCGGAAGAATCCTGAAGACGAGTTCGATCCACTCGAACACGTAGGCGACGAACGGTCGGATGTGTTCTCCGCGTTTCAGCGCGGGGAGATATCGGAGGCCGTGAACGCGGCGCTGCGGGAGTTACCCGAGCATCAGCGCGAGGCGTTCGTCCTGAGGCGGTTCCAGGATTTGTCGTACGAAGAGATCGCGGTGATCACGGATTCGCCGGTTGGGACGGCGAAATCACGGGTCGTTCGGGCGGAACGAGCGCTTCGGCCGTTGCTGGAGCGGTTCAAGGATTACGTCTAG